From one Melospiza melodia melodia isolate bMelMel2 chromosome 6, bMelMel2.pri, whole genome shotgun sequence genomic stretch:
- the IRF7 gene encoding interferon regulatory factor 7 isoform X2, which yields MAAQEKDGEAQKLRFGQWLLNAINSGSYRGLRWIDSAHTIFRVPWKHNARKDITSSDLEVFKGWAKVSGRYEEGSEDPAKWKTNFRCALSSTHLFKLEQDHSKRGDDPHKVFSIVSATLQDSKDGDSNIPNPVVDQKAAQQQLQLELHPQDMASAIAVPGSTEPIELSILEELLQQCDISPRDLDSLAPSWVPAGDTPHQDIVLQPRQDTLLQPYTDTSQNSCFPPTTFPQWVPTVEQPTLDTYQPMGLMPPEETGAMPPPCHLMEGTVPMQYAVEATVFVPTASPVPQPQLLVDNTDDIMSILDVTIYYRGKELHREVVKGSRCLLTYQRPSQPWPWHVVHFPSPAGLPDRKQRRITEELLGIAGLQLELRAPKVFATRREKCKVFWALSRQLEGGEEPPPNLLCRDQETPIFDFNEFCIELRDFRNGQRRRSPDFTIYLCFGQAFSNAKPKESKLILVKLVPKFCEYWYEQVLQEGASSLDSRTISLQLSNSFDLMELIEQYNMQLG from the exons ATGGCAGCGCAGGAGAAGGACGG GGAAGCCCAGAAGCTGCGGTTCGGACAGTGGCTGCTGAACGCCATCAACAGCGGGAGCTACCGGGGACTGCGCTGGATCGACTCTGCCCACACCATCTTCCGTGTCCCCTGGAAGCACAACGCCAGGAAGGACATCACCAGCAGCGACCTGGAGGTCTTCAAG ggctgggcaaagGTCAGTGGGCGGTATGAAGAAGGCTCTGAGGACCCGGCCAAGTGGAAGACCAACTTCCgctgtgccctgagcagcaccCACTTGTTCAAGCTGGAACAGGACCATTCCAAGCGTGGTGATGACCCCCACAAGGTCTTCTCCATTGTCTCAG CCACCCTCCAGGACAGCAAGGACGGAGATTCCAACATCCCCAACCCTGTGGTGGACCAGAAGGCAGCACAACAACAGCTGCAG CTGGAGCTCCACCCCCAAGACATGGCCTCAGCCATTGCTGTCCCGG GAAGCACTGAGCCCATAGAGCTCTCGattctggaggagctgctgcagcagtgtGACATCTCTCCCCGTGACCTTGACTCGCTGGCCCCATCCTGGGTGCCCGCAG GGGACACTCCCCACCAGGACATTGTGCTCCAGCCTCGCCAGGACACCCTGCTCCAGCCTTACACAGACACCAGCCAGAACAGCTGCTTCCCTCCCACGACATTTCCACAGTGGGTGCCCACGGTGGAGCAACCCACCTTGGACACCTACCAACCAATGGGCCTCATGCCACCAGAGGAGACAG GGGCCATGCCACCGCCGTGCCACCTGATGGAGGGCACGGTCCCCATGCAGTATGCAGTGGAGGCGACAGTGTTTGTGCCCACCGCCAGCCCCgtgccacagccacagctgctggtgGATAACACAG ATGACATCATGTCCATCCTGGATGTCACCATCTACTACCGGGGGAAGGAGCTCCACCGGGAGGTGGTGAAGGGCAGCCGCTGCCTGCTGACGTACCAGCGCCCCAGCCAGCCGTGGCCCTGGCACGTGGTGCACTTCCCCAGTCCCGCCGGCCTGCCCGACCGCAAGCAGCGGCGCATCACCGAGGAGCTGCTGGGCATCGcggggctgcagctggagctaCGCGCCCCCAAGGTCTTTGCCACCCGCCGGGAGAAGTGCAAGGTGTTCTGGGCCTTGTCCCGGCAGCTCGAGGGGGGCGAGGAGCCCCCACCCAACCTGCTCTGCCGGGACCAGGAAACGCCCATCTTTGACTTCAATGAGTTTTGCATAG AGCTGAGGGACTTCCGCAACGGCCAAAGGCGGCGATCCCCTGACTTCACCATCTACCTCTGCTTTGGGCAGGCCTTCTCCAACGCCAAGCCTAAGGAGTCCAAGCTCATCCTGGTCAAG ctggtgccCAAGTTCTGTGAGTACTGGTACGagcaggtgctgcaggagggagcCTCCTCCTTGGACAGCCGCACCATCAGCCTGCAGCTCTCCAACTCCTTCGACCTCATGGAGCTCATCGAGCAGTACAACATGCAGCTGGGCTGA
- the IRF7 gene encoding interferon regulatory factor 7 isoform X1, translating to MAAQEKDGEAQKLRFGQWLLNAINSGSYRGLRWIDSAHTIFRVPWKHNARKDITSSDLEVFKGWAKVSGRYEEGSEDPAKWKTNFRCALSSTHLFKLEQDHSKRGDDPHKVFSIVSGEPRPMEGLCWMGWAISGPPIPGALLSATLQDSKDGDSNIPNPVVDQKAAQQQLQLELHPQDMASAIAVPGSTEPIELSILEELLQQCDISPRDLDSLAPSWVPAGDTPHQDIVLQPRQDTLLQPYTDTSQNSCFPPTTFPQWVPTVEQPTLDTYQPMGLMPPEETGAMPPPCHLMEGTVPMQYAVEATVFVPTASPVPQPQLLVDNTDDIMSILDVTIYYRGKELHREVVKGSRCLLTYQRPSQPWPWHVVHFPSPAGLPDRKQRRITEELLGIAGLQLELRAPKVFATRREKCKVFWALSRQLEGGEEPPPNLLCRDQETPIFDFNEFCIELRDFRNGQRRRSPDFTIYLCFGQAFSNAKPKESKLILVKLVPKFCEYWYEQVLQEGASSLDSRTISLQLSNSFDLMELIEQYNMQLG from the exons ATGGCAGCGCAGGAGAAGGACGG GGAAGCCCAGAAGCTGCGGTTCGGACAGTGGCTGCTGAACGCCATCAACAGCGGGAGCTACCGGGGACTGCGCTGGATCGACTCTGCCCACACCATCTTCCGTGTCCCCTGGAAGCACAACGCCAGGAAGGACATCACCAGCAGCGACCTGGAGGTCTTCAAG ggctgggcaaagGTCAGTGGGCGGTATGAAGAAGGCTCTGAGGACCCGGCCAAGTGGAAGACCAACTTCCgctgtgccctgagcagcaccCACTTGTTCAAGCTGGAACAGGACCATTCCAAGCGTGGTGATGACCCCCACAAGGTCTTCTCCATTGTCTCAGGTGAGCCTCGCCCCATGGAGGGGCTGTGTTGGATGGGGTGGGCAATCTCAGGGCCTCCCATCCCTGGTGCTCTCCTTTCAGCCACCCTCCAGGACAGCAAGGACGGAGATTCCAACATCCCCAACCCTGTGGTGGACCAGAAGGCAGCACAACAACAGCTGCAG CTGGAGCTCCACCCCCAAGACATGGCCTCAGCCATTGCTGTCCCGG GAAGCACTGAGCCCATAGAGCTCTCGattctggaggagctgctgcagcagtgtGACATCTCTCCCCGTGACCTTGACTCGCTGGCCCCATCCTGGGTGCCCGCAG GGGACACTCCCCACCAGGACATTGTGCTCCAGCCTCGCCAGGACACCCTGCTCCAGCCTTACACAGACACCAGCCAGAACAGCTGCTTCCCTCCCACGACATTTCCACAGTGGGTGCCCACGGTGGAGCAACCCACCTTGGACACCTACCAACCAATGGGCCTCATGCCACCAGAGGAGACAG GGGCCATGCCACCGCCGTGCCACCTGATGGAGGGCACGGTCCCCATGCAGTATGCAGTGGAGGCGACAGTGTTTGTGCCCACCGCCAGCCCCgtgccacagccacagctgctggtgGATAACACAG ATGACATCATGTCCATCCTGGATGTCACCATCTACTACCGGGGGAAGGAGCTCCACCGGGAGGTGGTGAAGGGCAGCCGCTGCCTGCTGACGTACCAGCGCCCCAGCCAGCCGTGGCCCTGGCACGTGGTGCACTTCCCCAGTCCCGCCGGCCTGCCCGACCGCAAGCAGCGGCGCATCACCGAGGAGCTGCTGGGCATCGcggggctgcagctggagctaCGCGCCCCCAAGGTCTTTGCCACCCGCCGGGAGAAGTGCAAGGTGTTCTGGGCCTTGTCCCGGCAGCTCGAGGGGGGCGAGGAGCCCCCACCCAACCTGCTCTGCCGGGACCAGGAAACGCCCATCTTTGACTTCAATGAGTTTTGCATAG AGCTGAGGGACTTCCGCAACGGCCAAAGGCGGCGATCCCCTGACTTCACCATCTACCTCTGCTTTGGGCAGGCCTTCTCCAACGCCAAGCCTAAGGAGTCCAAGCTCATCCTGGTCAAG ctggtgccCAAGTTCTGTGAGTACTGGTACGagcaggtgctgcaggagggagcCTCCTCCTTGGACAGCCGCACCATCAGCCTGCAGCTCTCCAACTCCTTCGACCTCATGGAGCTCATCGAGCAGTACAACATGCAGCTGGGCTGA
- the SLC25A22 gene encoding mitochondrial glutamate carrier 1, giving the protein MADKQISLPAKLINGGIAGLIGVTCVFPIDLAKTRLQNQQNGQRMYSSLSDCLIKTIRSEGYFGMYRGAAVNLTLVTPEKAIKLAANDFFRHHLSKDGKKLTLLREMLAGCGAGTCQVIVTTPMEMLKIQLQDAGRIEAQRKLMAAQGQPSSSPAAAAKPAVEKRPTATQITRELLRSKGIAGLYKGLGATLLRDVPFSIVYFPLFANLNKLGQKDPNVKAPFYVSFLSGCVAGSTAAVAVNPCDVIKTRLQSLQRGVNEDTYSGILDCTKKIWQREGPLAFFKGAYCRALVIAPLFGIAQVVYFVGIAEFLLDLLPRRRA; this is encoded by the exons TTTACCTGCCAAGCTGATCAATGGAGGGATAGCTGGGCTGATCGGGGTCACCTGTGTATTTCCCATTGACCTGGCAAAAACTCGCCTGCAGAACCAGCAGAATGGCCAACGGATGTACAGCAGCCT GTCTGACTGCCTCATTAAAACGATTCGCTCGGAAGGCTACTTTGGCATGTACCGAG GGGCTGCAGTGAACCTGACTCTAGTGACACCAGAAAAAGCCATCAAACTGGCAGCCAATGACTTCTTCCGGCATCACCTCTCCAAAGATGG GAAAAAGCTGACACTGCTGAGGGAGATGCTGGCAGGCTGTGGTGCAGGTACCTGCCAGGTGATTGTCACCACTCCCATGGAGATGCTCAAAATCCAGCTGCAGGACGCAGGACGCATTG AGGCACAGAGGAAGCTCATGGCGGCGCAGGGCcagccctcctcctcccccgCGGCGGCGGCCAAGCCGGCTGTGGAAAAGCGCCCCACAGCGACCCAGATAACCAGGGAGCTGCTGCGGAGCAAAGGCATCGCCGGACTCTACAAGGGCCTGGGAGCCACGCTGCTAAG GGATGTCCCATTCTCCATTGTTTACTTCCCACTGTTTGCAAACCTGAACAAGCTGGGCCAGAAGGACCCCAATGTCAAGGCTCCGTTCTACGTGTCCTTCCTCTCTGGATGTGTGGCTGGCAGTACGGCTGCAGTGGCTGTCAATCCTTGTGATG TGATCAAAACGCGGCTGCAGTCCTTGCAGAGAGGAGTCAATGAGGACACCTACTCGGGCATCCTGGACTGCACCAA GAAGATCTGGCAGAGGGAAGGGCCCTTGGCCTTCTTCAAAGGGGCCTACTGCCGAGCCCTGGTGATCGCTCCTCTCTTCGGCATTGCGCAAGTGGTGTACTTCGTGGGCATCGCGGAGTTCCTGCTGGACCTGCTCCCCAGGCGCCGGGCCTAG